One stretch of Tachysurus fulvidraco isolate hzauxx_2018 chromosome 12, HZAU_PFXX_2.0, whole genome shotgun sequence DNA includes these proteins:
- the si:ch211-266g18.10 gene encoding titin isoform X3, translating to MTNKTEASGAGHINMEVRNQEVVNLTPPRVMNHGFVGVFKRPVQWMIIITLLISWSAAGIFMFDFVSDDQLTNLQHISSDPMAAVNEAVEGFTGKMSRLNDIFSNAHDYVDTVITNPMGAINQWADASTSFLLHETKGVTSYLKPGSDVLDEMNDWVRSLVVYLFHMFEDLLEVVIFNPLEMVAGAVAKILDLVKVVLRSFTGMFKSAEVWIPKTSTSPMELASDVLEGAQNLKNNIVSIFTGDEGVVSDLTFDPMKVVTDTVEEFSDRRDMFLAYLSNILMEDKDDTPHVIRRKGEFLPPKEKVAEILVRKKDAAYHSLKSKLLKAEIAKWDMSDVEAPEIKDQRKGSTVEEDDDVILAELLDKQSDKDPGELMEDVAYILDDKEASGLKEEHQESDSPEAVLGEVIEHSEVVMEVIHEIALENPVKTSKASLTDEGGENEKTDEHQPQTDYASSEVAFKKTVYIYNVGDEVQTIKSMATMDDEDQTNVDTYSEDLSEEKPVENTKVSEVIGDEEPAQLPHSAIHKTDEDQTKAGYTFLEATIEEESVDITDSNSEDNTLKPSMKKEQVVSGVCGEEEPEGIPDAVINESDEDQTKTKTGDTFSETTTKEESFASNFEKLKSPATKSTDEDQAKTTVPFYETMFEIESVDASFVVNEEKPINSTQVPPKDNEKEEIKTDMVLQELATSKSSLGAQNGDKYNVEHKVKVDEIKEVKEKDNGEDSQEIESNDDVVHAQIHTGNDGIQSDDENNNNNDKKRHPVNRVDVRHGAMTKETGDQDVKRHEANEKVLEQERIATEKKAREEVYKAIQDMRAKKVAEETERKFDKEKEKIKEMVKLKEKREENVSKIAELKEPEDYDERVNVTVKAANVTIEKVVPLVIKREREAAPKEEAKPKPTLKEKAKLKPASKEMTKHVHATKEQTRTEPALQKKSKLEPVSKEKVKEVKSKPTLKEKAKPKDAQKQKIKDESFLKHVSKEKAKPEPLPKEKAKPETIPKEKAKFKPVPKEKAKPEPVPKEKAKPENLPKMKVKPEPLPKEKAKPEPAPKEKAKPVSAAKEKAKREPAAKEKAKPEHVPKEKAIPEPLSKEIAKPETIPKVKAKPKTPPKEKAKPEPFPKEKAKSEPVPKEKAKPEHVSKEKAKTEPVKKEKAKPEHVPKEKAKTEPVPKEKAKPEHVPKEKTKTEPVSKEIAKPEPVAKEKGIAEPVPKEKPKPEPVLKEKERSEPVPKEKVKPEAVPEVKAKPEHVQKEKVKPEAVPEEKAKPEHVQKEKATPEHVYKEKEIPEPVAKEKRKPEPVPKEQVKPKAAPEQKAKPEPVPIDKAKPKAAPEQKAKPEPVPKDKAKPEPVSKEKVKYVPTTKEKTKPEAVSKEKAKPETVPKEKAKPETVPKEKAKPEHAQKEEAKAEAVQKEKAKAEAVLKEKAKPEHVPKEKAKPEPVPKEIAKPETIPKVKAKPETPPKEKAKPETFPKEKAKPEHVPKEKAKLEQAPKEKAKPEHVPKEKAKPEAPPKEKAKPEQAPKEKAKPETPAKEKAKPETPAKEKAKPEAPSKKKAKPETPSKEKAKAEAVLKEKAKPVSAAKEKTKPEPAPKEKAKLEPAAKEKAKPEHVPKEKAKPEHVPKEKLKPEPVLKEKAKPEHVPKEKAKPEHVPKEKLRPETVLKEKAKPEHVPKEKAKPEQAPKEKAKPEHVPKEKARPEAPPKEKAKPEQAPKEKAKPETPAKEKAKPEDPSKKKAKPETPSKEKAKPEAPPKEKAKPEKAPKKKAKPEAVSKEMAKPLSAAKEKVKAEPAPKEKAKPEHVPKETVKPEPDLKEKAKPELKPVLKEKVKSVTVPKEKAKPEPPSKEKAKPEPPSKEKATPEPLPKEKAKPEPPPKEKAKPEPPSKEKATPEPPPKEKAKPEIVPKEKAKPEPVTKEKAKPLSAAKEKVKAEPAPKEKAKPEPPTKEKAKPEPPPKEKEKPEQAPKEKVKPEPVPKEKAKLEIKPVPKEKVKFVTLPKEKAKPETPAKEKAKPEAPPKKKATPEHVQKEKAKPEPVAKEKGKPEPVPKEKATPEYVAKEKGKPEPVPKEKAKPEHVAKEKGKPEPVPKEKAKPENVQKEKATSEHAQKEKAKPEPVPKEKPKPEPVPKHKAKLEPVLKEKERPEPVPKEKAKPEAVSEEKAKPEHVLKEKATPEHVHKEKATPEHVHKEKATPEHVHKEKATPEHVQKEKATPEHAQKEKAKLEPVAKEKLKPEPVPKEKPKPEPVPKHKAKREPVPKHKAKLEPVPKEKERPEPVPKEKAKPEAVSEEKAKPEHVHKEKATPEHVQKEKAKPEPIAKEKVKHKAAPEKKAEPEPVPIYKAKPEAVPKEHARPEHVPKEKVKPETVSKEMSKPLTVAKDKAKPEPVPKEKVKPVIAPKEKAKSVIAPKEKVKPKPASEKKAKTEPVLKEKTKLEPAPIEKSKPEYIPKEKAKSEPAPKEKATPEPSQKEKAKPEPPPKQKTKPEPVPKHKAKPEAVFKEQARPEPVPKEKIKPESVSKEKEKPVTVAKDKAKPESVSKEKAKPEPVPKEKTIPVSAPIEKVKPLIAPKPKAKPVIAPKEKSKPEPVVKEKAKPETVVKEKAKPEPVVKETAKPETVVKERAKPEPVVKEKAKPEPVEKEKAKPEPVVKEKAKPEPVVKEKAKPEPVVREKAKPEPVSKEKVKHVPTTKEKAKPEPVPKEKAKPESVPKEKAKSELKPVPKEKAKPEYVPEEKAKHERLPKEKTKPDRFIKVKAKPELPKVRAKPEPLLKEKETAELVPKLKAKSETVPKEKAKPEPVPKEKTKPVPAPKEKAKPKPVPKEKTKPIPAPKEIVKHIPAPTEKAKAEPVSKEKSKPIPFHRKGAELAKEVVPVKKEPEVAKKAIPITVKKEPEAAKETLIPVVYPSAKDIAVEVELLKAINQKLSILDILRKDIGEIRTDLEVTQSHIDQLRMDNRTLKAPKEFKEKVKPAVMKKGTLREKPKISTVVKGREALKNITKAASVKKERVLKNITRAVFGKKEQAPKEIVQKDGLQHKKKEKAPEITFPEEKEIKVDEPVVTKAPEPAEEEEVPYFQCFYVDEYDIQYPFFPFSPPFL from the exons ATGACTAATAAAACTGAAG cATCTGGAGCAGGGCACATCAACATGGAAGTCCGAAATCAGGAAGTCGTGAACTTGACACCTCCTCGGGTGATGAACCACGGCTTTGTGGGGGTCTTCAAACGTCCTGTGCAGTGGATGATCATCATTACGCTTCTAATCTCCTGGTCTGCAGCTGGAATTTTTATGTTTGACTTTGTCTCTGATGACCAGCTGACAA ATCTACAGCACATAAGTTCAGATCCCATGGCAGCTGTGAACGAAGCTGTCGAGGgctttacaggcaaaatgagccgcttaaatgacatttttagtAATGCACATG ACTACGTTGATACTGTAATCACCAATCCAATGGGTGCCATTAATCAGTGGGCTGATGCTTCGACGTCGTTTCTCTTACATG AGACTAAAGGAGTCACTTCATATCTTAAACCCGGCAGTGATGTATTAGATGAAATGAACGACTGGGTTAGAAGCCTGGTTGTATATTTATTCCACATGTTTGAAG ATCTGTTGGAAGTGGTGATTTTCAATCCTCTGGAAATGGTTGCTGGAGCAGTCGCAAAGATTTTAGACCTAGTCAAGGTCGTCCTGAGGTCTTTCACAGGAATGTTTAAGAGTGCTGAAG TTTGGATTCCTAAAACCAGCACAAGTCCTATGGAATTAGCCAGCGATGTTCTTGAAGGAGCACAAAACCTCAAAAACAACATCGTTTCCATTTTTACTGGTGATGAAG GTGTTGTTTCAGACCTTACCTTTGATCCTATGAAAGTTGTCACAGACACCGTTGAGGAATTCTCTGACCGTAGGGACATGTTTTTAGCATATCTCTCTAATATCTTGATGGAGGATAAAG ATGACACGCCGCATGTGATCAGGAGAAAAG GAGAATTTCTGCCACCTAAGGAAAAAG TTGCAGAGATACTGGTCAGGAAAAAGGATGCGGCCTATCATAGTCTGAAAAGCAAGCTTTTGAAGGCGGAAATTGCTAAATGGGACATGAGCGACGTTGAGGCTCCAGAGATCAAGGATCAAAGAAAGGGATCTACAGtggaggaagatgatgatgtcatcttGGCAGAATTACTGGATAAACAGAGCGATAAAGATCCAGGAGAACTTATGGAAGATGTTGCTTACATTCTGGATGACAAGGAAGCATCTGGACTAAAGGAAGAACATCAGGAATCTGACTCACCTGAAGCTGTATTGGGTGAAGTCATTGAGCACAGTGAAGTGGTAATGGAGGTGATTCATGAGATTGCACTTGAAAACCCAGTTAAGACTAGCAAGGCTTCTCTCACTGATGAAGGAGGAGAAAATGAGAAGACAGATGAACACCAACCTCAAACAGATTATGCATCTTCAGAGGTTGCATTCAAGAAgacagtttatatttataatgttgGCGATGAGGTTCAGACAATAAAATCTATGGCAACAATGGATGACGAAGACCAAACCAATGTAGACACTTACTCAGAGGATCTTAGTGAAGAGAAACCAGTTGAAAATACTAAGGTTTCTGAAGTCATTGGTGATGAGGAACCAGCACAATTACCTCATAGTGCAATCCACAAGACAGATGAAGACCAAACTAAAGCTGGTTACACTTTCTTAGAGGCCACTATTGAGGAGGAATCTGTTGATATCACAGATTCAAATTCTGAGGATAATACTTTAAAACCTTCCATGAAGAAAGAACAAGTTGTTTCTGGTGTCTGTGGTGAAGAAGAACCAGAAGGAATACCTGATGCTGTAATAAATGAGAGTGATGAAGAccaaactaaaactaaaaccgGTGATACATTTTCAGAAACCACAACTAAGGAGGAATCTTTTGCTTCcaattttgaaaaattaaaatcaCCTGCAACCAAAAGCACAGATGAAGACCAAGCCAAGACAACCGTACCTTTCTATGAGACCATGTTTGAAATTGAATCAGTTGATGCTTCTTTTGTTGTTAATGAAGAGAAACCAATAAACTCAacacaagttcctccaaaagacaatgaaaaagaagaaattaaaaCAGATATGGTTCTTCAGGAGTTAGCAACCAGCAAATCATCTCTTGGTGCTCAAAATGGAGACAAATATAATGTGGAACATAAAGTAAAGGTAGATGAGATTAAGGAAGTAAAGGAGAAAGATAATGGTGAAGATTCCCAAGAAATAGAATCAAATGATGACGTGGTCCATGCTCAGATTCATACAGGAAACGATGGTATTCAGAGTGACgatgaaaataataacaacaatgatAAAAAGAGACATCCGGTTAACAGAGTTGACGTAAGGCATGGAGCAATGACCAAGGAAACCGGCGATCAAGACGTCAAGCGTCATGAAGCGAATGAAAAAG TTCTGGAGCAAGAAAGAATTGCCACTGAGAAAAAAGCTCGGGAGGAAGTATACAAAGCCATTCAGG ATATGCGTGCTAAAAAGGTAGCAGAAGAAACAGAAAGGAAATttgataaagaaaaagagaagataaAAGAAATGGTGAAACTAAAAGAAAAGCGTGAAGAGAACGTAAGCAAGATTGCAGAACTCAAAG AGCCTGAAGACTATGATGAGAGGGTTAATGTTACAGTTAAAG CTGCAAATGTCACCATAGAGAAAGTTGTGCCACTTGTTATAAAGAGag AACGTGAAGCTGCTCCAAAAGAAGAGGCCAAACCAAAACCTACACTAAAAGAGAAGGCAAAGCTTAAACCTGCTTCCAAAGAAATGACAAAACATGTACATGCCACAAAAGAGCAGACAAGGACAGAACCTGCTCTACAAAAGAAGTCAAAACTTGAACCTGTTTCAAAAGAAAAGGTAAAAGAAGTCAAAAGCAAACCTACTCTGAAAGAAAAAGCCAAACCCAAAGATGctcaaaaacagaaaataaaagatgaatcTTTCCTGAAACATGTTTCAAAAGAGAAAGCAAAACCAGAACCTCTTCCAAAAGAAAAGGCAAAACCTGAAACTATTCCAAAAGAGAAGGCAAAATTTAAGCCTGTTCCAAAAGAAAAGGCAAAACCTGAACCTGTTCCAAAAGAGAAGGCAAAACCTGAAAATCTTCCAAAAATGAAGGTAAAACCAGAACCTCTTCCAAAAGAGAAAGCAAAACCTGAACCAGCTCCAAAAGAGAAGGCAAAACCTGTATCTGCTGCAAAGGAGAAGGCAAAACGTGAACCAGCTGCAAAAGAGAAGGCAAAACCAGAACATGTTCCAAAGGAAAAGGCAATACCTGAACCTCTTTCAAAAGAAATAGCAAAACCAGAAACTATTCCAAAAGTGAAGGCAAAACCTAAAACTCCTCCAAAAGAGAAGGCAAAACCTGAACCTTTTCCAAAAGAGAAGGCGAAATCTGAACCTGTTCCAAAAGAGAAGGCAAAACCAGAACATGTTTCAAAGGAAAAGGCAAAAACTGAACCTGTTAAAAAAGAGAAGGCAAAACCAGAACATGTTCCAAAGGAAAAGGCAAAAACTGAACCTGTTCCAAAAGAGAAGGCAAAACCAGAACATGTTCCAAAGGAAAAGACAAAAACTGAACCTGTTTCAAAAGAGATAGCAAAACCTGAACCTGTTGCAAAAGAGAAGGGCATAGCTGAACCTGTTCCAAAAGAGAAGCCAAAACCTGAACCTGttctgaaagagaaagaaagatctgAACCTGTTCCAAAAGAAAAGGTAAAACCTGAAGCTGTTCCAGAAGTGAAGGCAAAACCAGAACATGTTCAAAAAGAAAAGGTAAAACCTGAAGCTGTTCCAGAAGAGAAGGCAAAACCAGAACATGTTCAAAAAGAGAAGGCAACACCAGAACATGTTTATAAAGAGAAGGAAATACCTGAACCTGTTgcgaaagagaagagaaaacctGAACCAGTTCCAAAAGAGCAGGTAAAGCCTAAAGCTGCTCCAGAACAAAAGGCAAAACCAGAACCTGTTCCAATAGATAAGGCAAAACCTAAAGCTGCTCCAGAACAAAAGGCAAAACCAGAACCTGTTCCAAAAGATAAGGCAAAACCTGAACCTGTTTCAAAAGAAAAGGTAAAATATGTACCTACTACAAAAGAGAAGACAAAACCTGAGGCTGTTTCAAAAGAGAAGGCAAAACCTGAAACTGTTCCAAAAGAGAAGGCAAAACCTGAAACTGTTCCAAAAGAGAAGGCAAAACCAGAACATGCTCAAAAAGAGGAGGCAAAAGCTGAAGCTGTTCAAAAAGAGAAGGCAAAAGCTGAAGCTGTTCTAAAAGAGAAGGCAAAACCAGAACATGTTCCAAAGGAAAAGGCAAAACCTGAACCTGTTCCAAAAGAAATAGCAAAACCAGAAACTATTCCAAAAGTGAAGGCAAAACCTGAAACTCCTCCAAAAGAGAAGGCAAAACCTGAAACTTTTCCAAAAGAGAAGGCAAAACCAGAACATGTTCCAAAAGAAAAGGCAAAACTAGAACAGGCTCCAAAAGAAAAGGCAAAACCAGAACATGTTCCAAAAGAGAAGGCAAAACCTGAAGCTCCACCAAAAGAGAAGGCAAAACCTGAACAAGCTCCAAAAGAGAAGGCAAAACCTGAAACTCCTGCAAAAGAGAAGGCAAAACCTGAAACTCCTGCAAAAGAGAAGGCAAAACCTGAAGCTCCTTCAAAAAAGAAGGCAAAACCTGAAACTCCTTCAAAAGAGAAGGCAAAAGCTGAAGCTGTTCTAAAAGAGAAGGCAAAACCTGTATCTGCTGCAAAGGAGAAGACAAAACCTGAACCAGCTCCAAAAGAGAAGGCAAAACTTGAACCAGCTGCAAAAGAGAAGGCAAAACCAGAACATGTTCCAAAGGAAAAGGCAAAACCAGAACATGTTCCAAAAGAGAAGTTAAAACCTGAACCTGTTCTGAAAGAGAAGGCAAAACCAGAACATGTTCCAAAAGAAAAGGCCAAACCAGAACATGTTCCAAAAGAGAAGTTAAGACCTGAAACTGTTCTGAAAGAGAAGGCAAAACCAGAACATGTTCCAAAAGAAAAGGCAAAACCCGAACAGGCTCCAAAAGAAAAGGCAAAACCAGAACATGTTCCAAAAGAGAAGGCAAGACCTGAAGCTCCACCAAAAGAGAAGGCAAAACCTGAACAAGCTCCAAAAGAGAAGGCAAAACCTGAAACTCCTGCAAAAGAGAAGGCAAAACCTGAAGATCCTTCAAAAAAGAAGGCAAAACCTGAAACTCCTTCAAAAGAGAAGGCAAAACCTGAAGCTCCTCCAAAAGAGAAGGCAAAACCTGAAAAAGCCCccaaaaagaaagcaaaaccaGAAGCTGTTTCAAAAGAGATGGCAAAACCTTTATCTGCTGCAAAGGAGAAGGTAAAAGCTGAACCAGCTCCTAAAGAGAAGGCAAAACCAGAACATGTTCCAAAAGAGACGGTAAAACCTGAACCTGATCTAAAAGAGAAGGCAAAACCTGAACTCAAACCAGttctaaaagaaaaagtaaagtcTGTAACTGTTCCAAAAGAGAAG GCAAAACCTGAACCTCCTTCAAAAGAGAAGGCAAAACCTGAACCTCCTTCAAAAGAGAAGGCAACACCTGAACCTCTTCCAAAAGAGAAGGCAAAACCTGAACCTCCTCCAAAAGAGAAGGCAAAACCTGAACCTCCTTCAAAAGAGAAGGCAACACCTGAACCTCCTCCAAAAGAGAAGGCAAAACCTGAAATTGTTCCAAAAGAGAAGGCAAAACCAGAACCTGTTACAAAAGAGAAGGCAAAACCTTTATCTGCTGCAAAGGAGAAGGTAAAAGCTGAACCAGCTCCAAAAGAGAAGGCAAAACCTGAACCTCCTACAAAAGAGAAGGCAAAACCTGAACCTCCTccaaaagagaaggaaaaaccAGAACAGGCTCCAAAAGAGAAGGTAAAACCTGAACCTGTTCCAAAAGAGAAGGCAAAACTTGAAATCAAACCAGTTCCAAAGGAAAAGGTAAAGTTTGTAACTCTTCCTAAAGAGAAGGCAAAACCTGAAACTCCTGCAAAAGAGAAGGCAAAACCCGAAGCTCCTCCAAAAAAGAAGGCAACACCAGAACATGTTCAAAAAGAGAAGGCAAAACCTGAACCTGTTGCAAAAGAGAAGGGAAAACCTGAACCTGTTCCAAAAGAGAAGGCAACACCAGAATATGTTGCAAAAGAGAAGGGAAAACCTGAACCTGTTCCAAAAGAGAAGGCAAAACCAGAACATGTTGCAAAAGAGAAGGGAAAACCGGAACCTGTTCCAAAAGAGAAGGCAAAACCAGAAAATGTTCAAAAAGAGAAGGCAACATCAGAACATGCTCAAAAAGAGAAGGCAAAACCTGAACCTGTTCCAAAAGAGAAGCCAAAACCTGAACCTGTTCCAAAACATAAGGCAAAACTTGAACCTGttctgaaagagaaagaaagacctGAACCTGTTCCAAAAGAAAAGGCAAAACCTGAAGCTGTTTCAGAAGAGAAGGCAAAACCAGAACATGTTCTAAAAGAGAAGGCAACACCAGAACATGTTCATAAAGAGAAGGCAACACCAGAACATGTTCATAAAGAGAAGGCAACACCAGAACATGTTCATAAAGAGAAGGCAACACCAGAACATGTTCAAAAAGAGAAGGCAACACCAGAACATGCTCAAAAAGAGAAGGCAAAACTTGAACCTGTTGCAAAAGAGAAGTTAAAACCTGAGCCTGTTCCAAAAGAGAAGCCAAAACCTGAACCTGTTCCAAAACATAAGGCAAAACGTGAACCTGTTCCAAAACATAAGGCAAAACTTGAACCTGTTccgaaagagaaagaaagacctGAACCTGTTCCAAAAGAAAAGGCAAAACCTGAAGCTGTTTCAGAAGAGAAGGCAAAACCAGAACATGTTCATAAAGAGAAGGCAACACCAGAACATGTTCAAAAAGAGAAGGCAAAACCCGAACCTATTGCAAAAGAGAAGGTAAAACATAAAGCTGCTCCAGAAAAAAAGGCAGAACCAGAACCTGTTCCAATATATAAGGCAAAACCTGAAGCAGTTCCAAAAGAGCATGCAAGACCAGAACATGTTCCAAAGGAAAAGGTAAAACCAGAAACTGTTTCAAAAGAAATGTCAAAGCCTTTAACTGTTGCAAAAGATAAGGCAAAACCTGAACCTGTTCCAAAAGAGAAGGTAAAGCCTGTAATTGCTCCAAAAGAAAAGGCAAAGTCTGTAATTGCTCCAAAAGAGAAGGTAAAGCCTAAACCTGCTTCAGAAAAGAAGGCAAAAACAGAACCTGTTTTAAAAGAGAAGACTAAACTTGAACCTGCTCCAATAGAAAAGTCAAAACCAGAATATATTCCAAAAGAGAAGGCAAAATCAGAACCTGCTCCAAAAGAGAAGGCAACACCTGAACCTTCTCAAAAAGAGAAGGCAAAACCTGAACCTCCTCCAAAACAGAAGACAAAACCAGAACCTGTTCCAAAACATAAGGCAAAACCTGAAGCTGTTTTTAAAGAGCAGGCAAGACCAGAACCTGTTCCAAAAGAGAAGATAAAACCAGAATCTGTttcaaaagaaaaggaaaagccTGTAACTGTTGCAAAAGATAAGGCAAAACCAGAATCTGTTTCAAAAGAGAAGGCAAAACCTGAACCTGTCCCTAAAGAAAAGACAATACCAGTATCTGCTCCAATAGAAAAGGTAAAGCCTCTAATTGCTCCAAAACCGAAGGCAAAGCCTGTAATTGCTCCAAAAGAGAAATCAAAACCTGAACCTGTTGTAAAAGAAAAGGCAAAACCTGAAACTGTTGTAAAAGAAAAGGCAAAACCTGAACCTGTTGTAAAAGAAACGGCAAAACCTGAAACTGTTGTAAAAGAAAGGGCAAAACCAGAACCTGTTGTAAAAGAAAAGGCAAAACCTGAACCtgttgaaaaagaaaaggcAAAACCAGAACCTGTTGTAAAAGAAAAGGCAAAACCAGAACCTGTTGTAAAAGAAAAGGCAAAACCAGAGCCTGTTGTAAGAGAAAAGGCAAAACCAGAACCTGTTTCAAAAGAGAAGGTAAAACATGTACCTACTACAAAAGAGAAGGCAAAACCTGAACCTGTTCCAAAAGAGAAGGCAAAACCTGAATCAGTTCCGAAAGAAAAGGCAAAATCTGAACTCAAACCAGTTCCAAAAGAAAAGGCAAAACCTGAATATGTTCCTGAAGAGAAAGCAAAACACGAACGTCTGCCTAAAGAGAAGACAAAACCTGATCGTTTTATAAAAGTGAAGGCAAAACCCGAACTTCCAAAAGTGAGGGCAAAACCTGAACCTTTACTAAAAGAGAAGGAAACAGCTGAACTTGTTCCAAAATTGAAGGCAAAATCCGAAACTGTTCCAAAGGAGAAGGCTAAACCCGAACCTGTTCCAAAAGAGAAGACAAAACCTGTACCTGCTCCAAAGGAGAAGGCTaaacccaaacctgttccaaaagagaaaacaaaacctaTTCCTGCTCCAAAGGAGATTGTAAAACATATACCTGCTCCAACAGAAAAGGCAAAAGCAGAACCTGTTTCAAAAGAGAAGTCCAAACCCATACCTTTTCATAGGAAAG ggGCTGAATTGGCTAAAGAGGTGgtcccagtgaagaaag agCCTGAAGTTGCCAAAAAGGCTATACCAATCACAGTGAAGAAAG AGCCGGAAGCCGCTAAAGAAACACTGATCCCTGTGGTGTATCCCAGTGCCAAAG ATATCGCTGTGGAAGTAGAGCTTCTTAAAGCCATCAACCAAAAGCTGTCCATTCTGGATATACTGAGAAAAGACATTGGTGAAATAAGAACTGATCTGGAGGTCACACAAAGCCATATCGATCAATTGAGGATGGACAATCGAACACtcaaag CACCCAAGGAATTCAAGGAAAAAGTAAAACCTGCAGTGATGAAGAAAG GTACCTTGAGAGAAAAGCCTAAAATATCAACTGTGGTTAAAG GAAGGGAAGCTCTAAAAAACATCACTAAAGCAGCCAGTGTGAAGAAAG AGCGGGTGTTGAAGAACATTACTAGAGCAGTGTTTGGAAAGAAAG AACAAGCTCCAAAAGAAATTGTCCAAAAGGACGGGCTTCAACATAAAAAGAAAG AAAAAGCCCCTGAGATCACATTTcctgaagagaaagaaataaaag TAGATGAGCCTGTGGTGACCAAAGCTCCTGAACCAGCAGAAGAGg AAGAAGTCCCATACTTCCAATGTTTCTACGTGGACGAATATGACATCCAGTATCCCTTCTTCCCATTTTCACCACCT